One Peptococcaceae bacterium DNA window includes the following coding sequences:
- the metG gene encoding methionine--tRNA ligase → MEKKTFYITTPIYYPSAKLHIGHALTTVMADAMTRYKRMRGYDTYFLTGTDEHGQKIERAAKAAGVEPQEYVDEIVKGIKHLWKALLITNDDFIRTTESRHRRVVQAIFKKIYEQGDIYRSEYEGWYCTPCEAFFTERQVGEERLCPDCQRPVELLKEESYFFRMSRYQDRLLQHIEEHPDFIQPVSRRNEMINFIKSGLEDLCVSRTTFNWGIPVPINEKHVIYVWFDALTNYISALGYGTGDDRLYRKYWPADIHLVGKDIVRFHTVIWPAILMAAGLPLPKQVYGHGWLLLESGKMSKSKGNVVDPLVLIEKYGVDACRYFLLRELPAGADGYYSEEALVQRINTDLANDYGNLVSRTVAMVEKFFGGTIPRPGEKGEFDRELLAMAEAVPCEAAGYMDGLDFSSALGSVWRLVNRANKYIDETMPWALAKDPEKKDRLAAVLYNLVEVIRIVTVMITPVMPTLPEKVWPQIGVDPEDNRNWKAVGWGRTKPGQKVSKADSLFPRIEIDKAGPAVKANQISGEQSPPLLKEQITIDDFARIDLRVAEVLSCERVEKADKLVRLEVRVGEETRTVVAGVAMHYQPEELVSKKVILAANLKPVKIRGITSQGMILAASDGKDLEVLTVSKDLPSGSKVK, encoded by the coding sequence ATGGAGAAAAAGACTTTCTACATCACCACGCCTATCTATTACCCCAGCGCAAAACTGCATATCGGCCACGCGCTTACCACGGTGATGGCCGATGCGATGACCCGCTACAAAAGAATGCGGGGATACGACACGTATTTCCTAACCGGCACCGATGAGCACGGCCAAAAAATTGAAAGAGCGGCCAAGGCGGCCGGAGTAGAACCCCAGGAGTATGTCGATGAAATAGTTAAAGGGATAAAACACCTCTGGAAGGCCCTGCTGATCACGAATGACGATTTTATCAGGACCACGGAATCCAGGCACCGGCGAGTTGTACAGGCGATTTTCAAAAAAATCTACGAACAAGGCGATATTTACCGTTCGGAATATGAGGGCTGGTACTGCACGCCTTGCGAGGCGTTTTTCACCGAGCGCCAGGTCGGGGAAGAAAGACTGTGCCCGGACTGCCAGAGGCCGGTTGAACTGCTCAAGGAAGAGAGTTACTTCTTCCGCATGTCCAGGTACCAGGACCGTCTTTTGCAGCACATTGAAGAACACCCGGACTTTATACAGCCCGTATCTCGCCGCAATGAAATGATAAACTTTATTAAAAGCGGGCTTGAGGACCTGTGCGTTTCTCGAACCACTTTTAACTGGGGCATACCTGTGCCCATTAATGAAAAACACGTCATTTACGTTTGGTTCGACGCGTTGACAAACTATATTTCAGCCCTGGGCTATGGAACAGGGGATGACCGGCTGTACCGGAAATACTGGCCGGCAGACATTCACCTGGTGGGAAAGGATATTGTCAGGTTCCATACCGTTATCTGGCCCGCCATATTGATGGCAGCAGGCCTTCCCTTGCCGAAGCAGGTATACGGGCATGGCTGGCTTCTTTTGGAATCCGGAAAGATGTCCAAATCCAAGGGAAATGTGGTTGATCCGCTTGTTTTAATTGAAAAATACGGAGTTGACGCTTGCCGTTATTTCCTGTTGAGAGAGCTGCCTGCGGGCGCGGACGGTTACTACTCGGAAGAAGCACTCGTGCAGAGGATTAATACCGACTTGGCCAATGATTACGGAAACCTGGTTTCGCGTACGGTAGCAATGGTTGAGAAGTTTTTCGGCGGGACAATCCCTCGTCCCGGCGAAAAAGGAGAATTTGACCGGGAACTGCTGGCGATGGCTGAGGCTGTACCCTGCGAGGCAGCCGGTTATATGGACGGGCTCGATTTTTCCAGCGCCCTTGGCTCCGTCTGGCGCCTGGTTAACAGGGCCAACAAGTATATTGACGAAACAATGCCCTGGGCCCTGGCCAAAGACCCTGAAAAAAAAGACCGGCTGGCAGCAGTTCTCTATAACCTGGTGGAGGTTATTCGTATCGTCACGGTAATGATAACCCCTGTTATGCCGACTCTCCCGGAAAAAGTCTGGCCGCAAATCGGCGTGGATCCTGAAGATAACAGAAACTGGAAAGCTGTCGGCTGGGGAAGGACAAAGCCGGGACAAAAAGTCAGCAAGGCGGATTCGCTGTTTCCCCGGATAGAAATTGACAAGGCAGGGCCTGCCGTCAAGGCAAACCAAATCTCCGGGGAGCAATCCCCGCCTTTATTAAAAGAGCAAATCACAATCGATGATTTTGCCAGGATTGACTTAAGAGTTGCCGAGGTCCTTTCCTGTGAAAGGGTGGAAAAAGCCGACAAACTTGTCAGGCTTGAAGTGAGGGTCGGTGAGGAGACCCGTACCGTTGTGGCTGGGGTGGCTATGCACTACCAGCCGGAAGAGCTGGTGAGCAAAAAAGTTATTCTGGCTGCCAACCTGAAACCGGTCAAGATCAGGGGAATCACTTCCCAGGGCATGATCCTGGCGGCTTCTGACGGTAAAGACCTGGAAGTATTAACTGTAAGCAAAGACCTGCCTTCCGGAAGCAAAGTAAAATAA
- a CDS encoding AbrB/MazE/SpoVT family DNA-binding domain-containing protein: MKSTGIVRKVDELGRVVIPIELRRTLGIDEKDALEIYVDQEKIILKKYEPACVFCGSADQVQHFRGKLVCKECLQSMAANV, from the coding sequence ATGAAATCCACGGGAATTGTCAGAAAGGTGGACGAACTGGGTCGTGTGGTCATCCCGATCGAGCTGCGAAGAACTCTGGGCATCGATGAGAAAGATGCACTGGAAATTTACGTCGATCAGGAGAAGATCATTCTCAAAAAATATGAGCCGGCCTGCGTTTTCTGTGGCAGCGCAGATCAAGTCCAGCATTTTCGCGGTAAACTCGTGTGCAAGGAATGCTTGCAATCTATGGCCGCCAATGTATAA